The Microplitis mediator isolate UGA2020A chromosome 8, iyMicMedi2.1, whole genome shotgun sequence genome has a window encoding:
- the LOC130673193 gene encoding TBC1 domain family member 1 isoform X2, with amino-acid sequence MISAPIVSSSPYVTRTSISDASKLAISKRGSVQELFSAMKEQSSVTRPDRDRDLQRSNSSAAALSIGADISPSSSHFFEVLYVGKIKLSHQKVPETFIDDAMVKFRAHGLEKSKSTVSNLLAECQQLKNPPTTADSNENRRNSGDSVTSELGSTDNVLGTGSIISPSTPLGMAVPLGGSVESLPVPACKDETQESEQSPVKKGRSTMPPPEMMRSRAASTGSVLGPRRESSKGNEDHNRTMLFQVGRYDLRLISPDRKQVLFHKQLKDIASCVQGLKNPEHFGFICREVNTDGFVGYIFKCQSASVADDLVGAITQAFIATCHGNSTKKERHQVFSCEHCPMVWYNKLCQEIESQSDRRVQSIIFSRLEMLPEDEQEIVVTKYKGAEAAGGSGREFSLREQNQFLMLLLRAHCESKQTRHVHDTAENRSEFLNQYLSVGVGSTIFMKAKRSLTNSFDHLMKRKGSRDDFNLAGHHIRETTPMSRSERQSPVGLSSNSIPDVSPDSSRPRSLRVSPEQQLVVNTGPKSPMMDIFLKVGNSPKMSPTESEDNSGRVQSNSSWRQAILNRVVTPGKDQDVRDGDSTHSGIKATQSAPAVKRTREELRELWKKAINQQVILIRMEKENTRLRVRQEEATVKRVKLEYDELSSCARELIDVWDLLVSKQSRISTKCDSKMLLQAIKQGVPRGKRGEVWQFLAEQFCLNQPPIDTQEFPNYNTPYDLLLKQLTSQQHAILIDLGRTFPNHPYFSSALGPGQLALFNLLKAYSLLDHEVGYCQGLSFVAGVLLLHMSEDQAFFLLRHLMFRRGLRKLYLPDMAALQLHLYQLSRLLHDRLPAVYNHFDKHEVSPTLYAAPWLLTLFASQFPLGFVTRVFDLLFLESSEVIFRVALALLEEHQDQLLLCDSFEEIMEYLKLKVPAVDKTMLDRVMKHVFLPDTEISRQLNEYRVEYQVLQEEMLSVKPQIENIEKLELLNKQLVQQNSHLTSQLEVAVNNLQRIENNSLQRSINQSSLHKLESQNRSLEVTVMTLGSFIQQLIETRTDIEVPGDVRRILGQLSLAQRRNNSGSMSGSSARSFPLKIIEDNNNRYEPMKSNSTGGGRGNELLSKNLLKNTMEPPYPLKSALSQPNLGTKLEKMSSFFANSHNHIRQQRAQIAAMRNNDGLTNINNSININNNNNNNMNNMNNNNNDENDPKTVNIDIQVTDTVVGGTNDSNVIQSEGNLKIDSIGGLEKSSSLPLNARMKLKPAKSAYELGSIRKIPTTRLEDTDCVGSLVGTVHPLDTCSDVNFKYGGTTKLKSIRPVRVTPAMTTMAENQGQSLETIGNSEINASEIVTR; translated from the exons GTACAAGAATTATTTAGCGCAATGAAAGAACAGTCGTCAGTGACGCGGCCCGACAGGGACCGTGATCTCCAGAGATCAAATAGCAGTGCAGCTGCACTGAGCATTGGCGCAGACATATCGCCAAGTTCTTCGCACTTCTTCGAAGTACTTTACGtgggtaaaattaaattatcacatCAGAAAGTACCAGAGACATTTATCGACGATGCTATGGTCAAGTTCAGAGCCCATGGTCTTGAAAAATCCAAGTCTACGGTCAGCAATTTGCTCGCTGAGTGTCAGCAGCTCAAAAATCCCCCGACCACCGCCGATTCCAATGAGAACCGACGTAATAGCGGC GACTCGGTGACAAGCGAGCTCGGGAGTACGGACAATGTGCTGGGGACGGGGAGCATAATTTCGCCGTCGACGCCTCTGGGAATGGCGGTGCCTCTAGGAGGCTCGGTGGAGTCTCTCCCGGTGCCTGCCTGCAAGGACGAGACACAGGAAAGCGAGCAGAGTCCGGTCAAAAAAGGCCGCTCGACAATGCCACCGCCAGAAATGATGAGAAGTAGAGCGGCTTCTACTGGAAGCGTGCTGGGACCGAGGAGAGAGTCGTCCAAAGGAAACGAGGATCACAATCGCACTATGCTGTTTCAg GTCGGACGGTATGATTTGCGACTTATTAGTCCTGATAGAAAGCAAGTTTTGTTTCACAAACAGCTTAAAGACATCGCGAGCTGCGTTCAAGGCTTGAAGAATCCAGAACACTTTGGTTTTATTTGCCGTGAAGTTAACACTGATGGATTTGTTGGGTATATATTCAAGTGCCAGTCGGCTTCTGTTGCTGATGATTTAGTTGGTG CCATAACACAGGCGTTCATAGCAACATGTCACGGCAATAGTACAAAAAAAGAGCGTCACCAAGTATTCTCATGCGAGCACTGTCCCATGGTCTGGTACAACAAACTCTGCCAGGAGATAGAAAGTCAGAGTGACCGCCGCGTCCAGTCGATAATATTCTCGCGTCTCGAGATGTTGCCCGAAGATGAGCAAGAAATAGTCGTCACCAAGTACAAGGGTGCCGAGGCAGCGGGCGGTTCTGGCCGCGAGTTCAGTCTGCGTGAGCAAAATCAATTTCTCATGCTGCTGCTTCGCGCTCACTGCGAGTCCAAGCAGACCCGCCACGTCCACGACACCGCCGaaaatcggagtgaatttttgaatcagtACTTGAGTGTCGGTGTCGGCAGTACGATTTTCATGAAGGCCAAGCGCTCTTTGACAAACAGCTTCGATCACTTGATGAAACGCAAAGGCTCTCGCGATGATTTCAATCTCGCGGGTCATCACATTCGCGAGACGACTCCAATGTCCAGAAGCGAACGTCAAAGTCCCGTCGGGCTGAGCAGTAACTCGATTCCTGATGTCAGTCCAGATTCTAGTCGACCTCGTTCGTTGAGAGTTTCACCAGAGCAACAATTAGTTGTCAATACTGGACCCAAGAGTCCAATGATGGACAt aTTTCTAAAAGTGGGAAATTCACCAAAAATGTCACCAACTGAATCAGAAGACAACAGCGGCCGCGTTCAATCAAATAGTTCCTGGCGCCAAGCGATTTTAAATCGCGTGGTGACACCCGGCAAAGACCAAGACGTCAGAGACGGCGACAGCACTCACTCAGGTATAAAAGCAACTCAGTCAGCGCCAGCAGTAAAACGAACACGGGAAGAATTACGTGAGCTCTGGAAGAAAGCGATAAACCAACAGGTGATTCTCATAAGAATGGAGAAAGAAAACACGCGACTGCGCGTTCGCCAAGAAGAAGCGACTGTTAAACGCGTAAAACTGGAGTACGACGAGCTGAGCAGCTGCGCCAGGGAGTTGATCGACGTCTGGGACCTGCTGGTGAGCAAGCAGTCCCGAATATCGACCAAGTGCGACAGCAAAATGCTGCTCCAAGCAATCAAACAAGGAGTCCCGCGAGGTAAGCGTGGGGAAGTCTGGCAATTTTTGGCGGAACAATTCTGTCTCAACCAGCCGCCAATTGATACCCAGGAGTTTCCTAACTACAACACGCCCTATGATTTGCTACTGAAGCAACTGACCTCACAGCAGCACGCGATTTTAATTGACTTGGGACGGACGTTCCCGAACCACCCGTACTTCAGTTCAGCTCTGGGTCCAGGACAACTCGCTCTGTTCAATTTACTGAAGGCGTACTCTCTACTAGACCACGAAGTCGGTTACTGTCAGGGTCTGAGCTTCGTCGCCGGAGTCCTTCTGCTCCACATGTCCGAGGACCAGGCGTTCTTTCTGCTCCGTCACCTGATGTTCCGCCGCGGGCTCCGGAAACTTTATCTACCCGACATGGCTGCTCTGCAGCTGCACCTCTACCAGCTCTCGCGTCTCCTCCACGACCGTCTGCCCGCAGTCTACAATCACTTTGACAAGCACGAAGTATCTCCGACCCTCTACGCGGCCCCATGGCTGCTGACTCTCTTCGCAAGTCAGTTCCCTCTGGGATTCGTCACCCGGGTCTTTGATTTGCTTTTCCTCGAAAGCTCGGAAGTTATTTTCCGCGTGGCTCTCGCCCTGCTCGAGGAGCACCAGGACCAGCTGCTTCTCTGCGACAGTTTTGAAGAAATAATGGAGtacttgaaattaaaagtaCCAGCGGTGGACAAAACGATGCTCGACCGCGTTATGAAACACGTCTTTTTACCCGACACTGAAATTTCTCGTCAGTTGAACGAGTACCGAGTCGAGTACCAGGTCCTGCAAGAGGAGATGCTGTCAGTGAAGCCGCAGATCGAGAACATTGAGAAGCTGGAGCTCTTGAACAAGCAGCTGGTCCAGCAGAACAGTCACCTCACGTCCCAATTAGAAGTCGcggtaaataatttacagcGCATTGAAAACAACAGCCTCCAAAGATCAATCAATCAGTCATCGCTACACAAACTCGAGTCCCAGAACCGCAGCTTGGAGGTGACTGTCATGACTCTGGGGTCTTTTATCCAGCAGTTGATTGAAACCCGCACTGATATTGAAGTTCCTGGAGACGTAAGACGTATTCTCGGGCAACTGAGTCTCGCCCAGAGACGGAACAACAGCGGGTCGATGTCTGGTTCCAGTGCCCGGTCGTTTCCTCTCAAAATAATTGAGGACAATAACAATCGGTATGAGCCCATGAAAAGTAATTCGACTGGCGGTGGACGCGGTAACGAACTGCtgagtaaaaatttgttgaagaACACAATGGAGCCTCCGTATCCGCTAAAATCGGCACTTAGTCAGCCTAATTTAGGcacaaaattagaaaaaatgtcATCGTTTTTTGCCAACTCGCACAATCACATCCGTCAGCAACGGGCACAAATAGCGGCGATGCGTAACAATGACGGATTAACGAACATCAATAatagtattaatataaataataataataacaataatatgaataatatgaataataataataatgatgaaaatGATCCGAAGACGGTAAATATTGACATCCAAGTGACGGACACCGTCGTCGGCGGGACAAATGACAGCAACGTGATACAGAGCGAGGGTAATTTGAAGATCGACTCGATTGGGGGACTAGAGAAGTCGAGCTCGCTGCCGCTCAATGCCAGGATGAAGCTGAAGCCCGCAAAGTCCGCGTACGAGTTGGGATCGATAAGAAAAATTCCGACCACCAGACTCGAGGACACCGACTGCGTGGGCAGTTTGGTGGGCACTGTCCACCCGCTGGACACTTGCAGTGACGTTAATTTCAAATACGGGGGAACTACGAAATTAAAGTCCATAAGACCTGTCAGGGTCACTCCGGCGATGACGACGATGGCCGAGAACCAGGGCCAGAGTTTGGAGACTATTGGTAACAGTGAGATAAATGCGTCGGAAATAGTCACCAGATAA